The sequence AAGAGGAGGGGactaaaataagtatttttatacTTAACTTTGAACATAAGAAACGATTTTAATTAACCATGTTGATTCGTTAGTTTTGAAAAAGAGTAAGTAGTTCTTAATCTGGAGAATATGTCATGGTTATTTATATACcaagtattgatcttatacagtaTCGACAAAGCTTATCAACTTCCTTATATTTCAGAGAAATTAACATTgctttcataaacaaattaacGCAACATTGCAATGGGTCAGGTTGTAAGGATGGCTCCGGTTCTATTGACGCCAATATGGTCCATTATAATTCCTTTTCCTTCTTTTCCTCTCTAAATGTATAACTGTTTTCCTGATATTCctatatcgctggcttaacatgcaaagacTCTAAGtgcactttttttagaaattgagattttaatgcagttatgtacaataagtaaaaatacattgattacaaagaaaaaaattggagttatctcgctttttgttgttgttttgtagtggtgagcaaaagcgcttagtcgaatttatcataatttatcacaagaaaaagctctaagtccctataaaaagtacagtttaaccatttctgtcaacttgttcaatgacatgtattaaaacaagtaagaaaaaatggtcggtcaagcccaaccatttaataccctacactaagtaaatgagtaaaaattatttttcttttaaaatttcaataatttattatagaccgatcggcatgaaattaggtgacatgatttccataGTATTAAGTATTTCGGGAACatatttgtatgggagctaggggaaataatggaccaatttcatccagtttcaataggattcgtccttgggcctaaaaaagtgtatgtaccacattttatcgaaatatcttcaaaattaatcgattcTGAGTCtgtcggtataatttaagggtgttagactaatatttttgggcattacaaacatctacacagACGCATTATagctatgtatattcggctgtgccgaatcttatatagccttcaccatattgtactttaaaatacaaattttaaatgtttttaggtatacaaaatttaaaaaaaaaaatttcaaatagttttttaaaatttttcaattttttttaagttttttaaaattaattttttttaaattaaaagtgaaaaaaagtAGGAGATCTATATTTGGCTGTGAGGAATCGCCgattttgtggggtcgcaattgaaaaatgtagaaattacaaactgaatgacaaacttatatataccctcgcaatgaaagacaagttctaagaaaaagaaataagtccatcaaaaaatacaaactaagcaatagaaaaagctctaagtaaaaaaaccttttatctcgtaaaatacttattttatcattttgcttATAAGCACATAGTAAAcaaagaaaaatgcaaaaaaaaatgtttacgcaaaaaaaagtttcaatgttttttgtctctcctgtaaaatttaaaaatatggacttagagcctttgcatgttaagccagcgatatacaGTATATTCTACACATTCCATTTAGATGGCTTGATGCATTCCAATATCAATTAGGTTCTGAAAGAAATTAGTTCCaaatattggatgtatgacatttgtacaacataaatttattcaaagtatttgccattgttagctattttccttaactattttcataaatagtttttaacaggtattgcagcatgtggccgagtgttgtcataaaggaatattacggtttcatgtctggccacatattctgggcgttttacGGCCAATGCCCGCTTcaaaatcagttgcgttcggtacagggtCTGGCCAAATTTCAACAGCTCATTATAGGTTCCACCGAATACagagcgccatgaatatttagCTATGGTGTCGATTTTTCTGGTTGGCCGGGttttacatacgatctcttaagtTTTGGGTTAtcttaatggatccatttttcatcgttcaagcagcatttcataAGTTTATTTCTTAAAAGCTTCTTAATATTCTTGATATTGATTTCATCCCATAAGTTTTTTACTAGTCCATCTTTCGATTAATCCACTCAATCTTGAAAGACTTCGGATACGGGAGATCATGCAACTGCGTAGCTTCCGGTGGAAGGTTCGTATCAATCTTCGCCAGTTAATTTGGTATCTCGTTGTCTGGAATATGTTTTTTATCTGGAAAATTACTGCACCGAGAAAACAGTTTCGTTGTGACAGCCGAATTTGTAAAATAGTTTAGATTTAAGTCTTCTTCTTGTTTCCAAATTTCGTCGAGTTTGATGTCATAGAACGGACTCCATTCTCAGTTTTAATCCCACATAGGTTTAGTTCGCTTGTTTTAGCTCAGAgagtattttaattatttaaaacgtTCGCAACAGGATCAATAAATTAGCATGCTGTCAATATATAAAGAGTTCATCTGTATATCCCACTACTTCCAGCAGCATAATATTTCATTGACAACAGGACGATGGAGAGATACAACTCATAATTCTGATGTTATATGTCACATATAATTCTTCccatttttaataacttcattcagaattaattctagagttttaaaaataaaagtcgaTAATATTTTGACGGACTTTAGTATAAACACTACAGGTCATATTTTAGCCAAGATTTGGATACTTACATATGTTTTTCAGGACAGAGCTGAAACTCACCCTTATTGCCAATTAGTCCATTTATTTTCTGTATCATTTCCGGATAGTACTATAACTAAGCAACATGATGAACATAACACCAAACAAACTTTGAAATTCTTTGGGCGGAGATTCTTAATTTTCTTAGGAAATTCTCGAATCACTGGACAGTTAATTTGTTATCATATACCATGAACTAGTTCTCATTAAGATTTcggaaatatttgtatgtatcgGATATGTAGCCTTCGTTGTTTCGAAATTGAATGAAGTATTTAAAGATTCCGTGTCATAACAGTGTAACAAAAACACTCTCAAGTTTCCTGAGAGTCTCGTGGGATTTGCGTTAGTCGAGTAAACAAACTGAGTCCGAACGAGTATCAGATTAGATTATTTTCATTGTAATTGTTTGCATGACTATGTAGAATTTTTGGTCGGCCTATATCTATATAAAACAAAGTCTGTTCCTTCAGTAGTTGATGTAACATGCTACAATCAGGTTCAGGACTCTCGAAAGTGTCTGCTTTCGTTGGATGTTCAAAGTGAGAGATGATACTCAATGGACTGTGGACTGGTCAAACAACAAATTCCTTTATTAGATTTGCTTTGGTCGAGTAAACAATCTGAGTCCACAATCGTATGTAAACAAGCTCAAATCATTTTCgttgtaaatgtttaaataactaTGTACAATTTTGGTTCCTGGAACCCCTTTTTTATTCTTGGTCGGCCCATTTGTATAATTTAGCAGCAAACCTaatcaaaagttttattttgcaacCTTTCATCCTCCCCAATTCTTACAACTCTGCTTTACTCTTCCAAACATAACTGAGTATATAAATTAAGGCAACTTTTGCCAGTGTTAGTGCAAAATTGAAGAACACTTAAAAAATAGTTGTAGTTTTTTTGCTCTATGcccgaaaaaaaaactttgacaatcaataaattttgcaaaacatTTTAACATCCGTTTTTGTAAGACTCTTGCATAAATTGTGCAGTATACACAAAAATATACTATATAGAGAGTCATATATAAAATCAtacgtacatatataaaataacaaaaaaaaacccaaaaaattcTGTTCTTTTTGTCTGATTGCAGTCGTTACAATGAACCACAACGTTTAGAGATGCGCAATTCAACCAGCAATATTGCACATACGAAAAATGAACCCATTTTAAAGGAGTCAAAGGCGAGCCCTTTAATGTCATTTCTTGGCAGCATGAAAAGTGGCACAAAAGTTTTCCAGCATTTCCTGTCGAAAAGTAATCTCACACAAATAATGGACGATGGCTCTTATACAATTCTCATACCCACCGACAATGCATTTCAACGCTGGCATCCCATCGATTGGGGTTTCTATCCGTTTAGTGTGCAAGATTTTACCGAAAGTGTGTTGCGCAATCATTTCTTGCCCACCCAAAAGCCTTTACGTATGAATGACGTTAAGAATATGGATCAAATGGTTGTACGCACCATGGGTGGTGAGAATGTTATCTTCAGAGGTCAACGtaagcattaaatattattattattattgttattattatgatttCTGTTTTTGCAAcaacttaaatacatatttactcgatttaatgtgtgtgtgtaatatacaaatgtttttttaataatcctTGATTTATGTTTTACATCTCATTCTTCTTTGTTCACTGGATGTGTGTGTTTATTTGTGTCACATTCCTTTAGCTGCACCTTCGGTCAACAATGTATCCATAATGTCCGATTACACATTGTCTAATGGTAATCAGGTATTTATTATAACAGAAGTTTTGTTTGTCTCCGAGGCTGTTGTATCCAAATTGCATCAGGTAAATGGTGTGTTGTTATGAATGGTGATGGTGTTTAAAAGATTAATGTTTGTAAATCTATATGTATTGTcattttttctctctctctctttcactCCTTTCTTTTCCCCCCATTCTGAACCCACCCTTTACGGTGTGTATGCAGATGCACAAGGATAAGGAGACACCACCATTGCTGGCCTTCCCCTGGTTTGGTGCACAATTTTTGTCACATtcatttttggctttggaaCGAGATCCCAGATTTACACAAATCACCAGGTATTTGCTGTTAGACTTATGAGAGGGTTTTTCTGTTGTATTACAGCCTTatgatttatgaatttttgtgtTCTTTTACAATTgcagatttttaaataatgctGAAATAGCACCACATGTATCAGGAGCCAATTACACATTCTTTGTTCCGGACGATAAAGCATTTGAGAAATTAGGATTTGATAAATTAAGTGATGATGTTATGGTAAgttacaaatatttacaatataaactttGTAATGTTTCATTTTGTATTGCATTTTACAggcataaatatgtacattagttTAGAAAGACATTTTGAGGTTTCTGTTTCTATTTTCAATGTATGTATTCTATATAATgttagcttagtgtgcaaaTGGGCTAAGTGCATTTTTTACGAAAATTGAGTTTGTAATACAAAACGCTAGAATAAGTAAAAATGCTCTAAGTCCATTTTGAGGTATGCAAACGTGGTAAGTCCATTTTACCTTGTCAAAATTGCTCCGTTACCTTTTGCCAGCAAATTTATTGACAATAGAGGCTTTAAATCAAATAACAGAGACTTATAAGTtcttctaaataataataaaactgttGACGACCTTTAGCCTGAGACATGGATCACGAATTGGAACATGAAATATACATAACTACGGGAAACATCCAAGTTAAAGCAACTTAGCAACATATTACGCAAATTCAGACTTACACTTCTTGGGATAGCCGAGGCCAGATGGCCCGATACTGGTTAATTCTCTGCCCCGAACGGTTCAAAATTGCTTTTCTTAGGAAAAGGAGAGTGGTGTTGGACTTCTTTTATCAATAGACGTAGAATGGAAAGTTCAAACCGTACCATATCTGCCAGATTTCGAAAACGCATGAGGAATACAACAGTTATCCAATGCTACGACCCAACCAACACTGCGGAGTACGAAAATAAAGAGGAGTTTTACAACAGTCTTACCAAATCGCTTCATGATGTCAGAAGAGGCGACATTGTCATCCTGCTTGGTGACTTCAATGTTCAACTAGACGACAACAACACTGGCATGGAATCGATAATGGCCCACCACGCAATTGGATCCATAAACGAGATCGGCTAAGTCCTATCGGGTCTCTACCTCAATCATAGTCTTGTCATTGGCGTCACACTCTTCCTTCATAAGCGGATTCATAAGGAGACGCGCAACCGAAAATCAAATTGACCTAATGCGCGAGTCTCTAGTGCGGATACAACCGATGTAGTGCGGATACATCGCGTGATCACCATCTCTTAATTGCCACCACACGGCTTAAAGTTGCTGCCataaagaataataaaactAGAAAATCCTTTCATCGGAAGCCGTTTTACCAGCGTCATCAGGAACTCCTATCAAGAAGAACGATATAGTGACAGTGATAGATGGAACCACATCCAAAATATCCTGATCAACGCAGCAAAAAATCATATAGGCTACAGGACCTCGACCAAGAAGCAATGGTTGTCGGAAAATACATATGTGGAATCTTATAAACCAGGGTGAAGGGGAAAAAACTAAGTAAATTGTGCCAAACCAGAACTGCAAAACCTCTAGACCAACATGAATGCGACAGATTGGAAAAGCTGGTGAAGAAAAGCACAAGTTCAGATAAATAGCTATGGAGCAATCAAATTGCAACAAAAGCGCAAGCAGCAGATATTCATCGCAGGCGAGGCCTCTTCCGATCAGTGCATCAATTAATGAACTCCACATTCTCTACCACCAAACCTTTAATGGATAGCAACGGTGAAGTGACTACATCGAAAGAGAGATATGATAAAAATACTACACAAAACTTTTCTCTGCACCACCTCAAACAACGACAGCAAGCATATGTACCTGCCCTCATCATCAGGATGATAATCAATATGACACAGCACACCCGAGTACCTCCGAAATATCATTCGCGATTTCATCTCTGAAGTCAAATAAAGCACCTGGTGCTGACAACATACCTCCACAGTTATTGAAATCGCACTGTATACAAAGCGCAGAGCTTTGCCGACTGAATTCACGGAGGGGATTATAATTCTGCTGCCAACAAAACTCAACCTCTCTGACTGCATGAATTGAAGAGGAATCACGTTATTATAGTAGCGCATATCATCAATAAGCGACTATCAGACCATGTATCACCTAGTCTAAGGAACGAACAGGCTGGTTTTAGAATGCATGGATCATGCGTCGACCATGTAAACCCAGGCAGTGATTTAAGAGGATCATATCTATAGAAGAACTAATCGTAACTTGGAGTAATACTAAATAAACAGATTCTCAACGCAAAAAGTCCAGATCTTTATGTGTGAAAGTACTAAAGCACATACAAATTCTATACGATCAATATCTTTGTGCCAAGGATATTACTGCTCCCCAGGGAGCAAAAGTTTTTGGTTATTCGTTAAAAGAGGCTAATGCCAGTTCCTCAATTCCGATATTCACTAGCTTTTTTGATAATGCTAACCTTTTGCTCAAATTATTGCCAGAATGTGATCAACCATAGGCCGAAGATAAAATAGTATTAGTAACTCTTGTTGTTTAAAAAGATTAAATGCGGATCACAGCATAAATAAATCCAAATAAATGACATACCAGCACTAGTCATGAAGCAGTGCTCTTCGACGCTAACTCGTCCATTTGCTAACCTTATCAGAACTTTATATCGTGCCGGCGAATTTTCTGCATGTTGGACAGTTGTTAATataacgccaattcctaaaacGTACTAATAAATATCGCCCAAAAGCAAGTTGCTAGTCTTCCAGTAGGAAAATCCATTCAcccacagagaaaacagattcgtaatggcaaccgaatttgttgccaatcgaatgattcggttgcatacatagaatttttcggttataGCAACTGAAAATCATTtgataaaaaagaatttcggttgTAGCAACCATGTTTTTGTTACAAGTTCTAAAATTGTGtatccacaactgtaaaattcggtcaccaaggcagaataattcgattggcaacaaattcggttgccattactaatctgttttctcttgcctttttggcgaaagtaaattGGAATACCTAGACATTTCCAAAGCGCACGATAAGATGTAATATGGTGCTCTTTTATCAAAAGTAATTGTTTTTTGGTGTCGGTTTATATTCAGCTGTCTTCGGATTTTCATCAAATGAGTTCAAGATTAATTCGCTCCACCATGACCACAAACCACCCCCCCCCCCCTCTTAAATCTATCtacctagttccaacacaatttATTGTATGAGTTATTCCCTGAGTTTTACTTATCGATGCAAGTATCGGATTATTGGAAAGGATGAATGTTTTTATCATTAAATCATTCCATATACATATGCATCGATAGGGCAAAATAATCTGTATTATCGATGTATTATTAATATAGAGTTTTCGCTTTGGTTGCATTTAACTCAAGTGGAACCATAAAGGTATCGTTTCCTTCAACTAGAGTGAATAGTTTGGAGTTCCAGGAGTTTTcagaaactattttaaaataacatctTTCTACTGTTTCTAGTTCCTTAATATCCTCGCACTACAGACCCCCACTGTGATATGTGCCATCATTCACATCCAACCCATTCGCCCCTACTTGGAAAAAGAATTATAGGTGAAATATGGAAGTCTAAATTCGTTATCCTAAGGTCCGAAATCCCTCGTACAAAATTTTCGTGTGACCTACTCGCTTTGGTCTTACCAGAGAAGACTCAAAGAGTCTAAGCAAGTTCCTAGCAGCCTCACTTGCCACATAGTCTTCAATTTACAATAAGTTAAGGATTATATCCAATGCTGGCAgtttttttcattgtatttcCGGCAAATTAAACTCTCTACCCTATATTTCCTGATAAAGAGAACTAACTCTATTTTCGTTGGATTTACATCCAGCTCATTTGCCTTGGCCCAGGTTGAGAGGTCGACTAGCGCTGCCTGCAACTATCTGCCTACCCTTAGATTcaagattttgaaaatagagTTCACCAGAACAGGGGAGAAAATACTCCACCTTGCGGTGTACCCTGGTAACTCGTCTTTTAATCCTGTCATCCCCTAGGCTTTTTGGTACCAAGCATCGAAACTATCCAACTCACCAGGAAGTCAGTTACCGACgactttcttcttgcctctacCCTAATGTTATTAAAGGCTCCAAAGCCGAAGCTAATGTATGTTCCCTATGCTCTAAGTCGTGCTCAATTCAACCCTCATGCAGCGCACTCTCCACAGTCTTACCCTTGAGGTAGGCGTGCTGAGCGTTGATATTGAAGTTGGTACCTATATTGCTCCTAAGATAAATATCTTTAAGAGTCTTCAACATAAAATAAGACAGGCTGATGGTCTAAAATGGTCTAGGTATACAGCTTACCTTTATCTCTCTCCTCACCCTCTAGATATCCCCTACTGAGACAACTCCTGAAGATATCAGCCAATAGAAGTAATGCTTCCTGTGGAATATTACATAGCATAGGCGGAAAATTTATACAGGTCGAAAGTATTCACCGCCCATACTAAGGAGGacctagaatatatatactttttggttctactaccaatatttcgatatgctataaacggaatgacaaaatcaatataccccccattttttttaatggttgGTATAATGAACTTGATGATTCTGTCCTTCATCACATAAAGAGTTTGTCTACAGATGGGAAATTGTAACTGATGAAAAATTACTTTGGCTACTCGCAAAATATGAGTTGAGGAGCTTTTCACGTTTGAAAGCTTATTTCGAAAGTTATCGACGATTAAAGGTGAAAATATGAAGGATCACATATTGAGGTTCATTGatcaattacatacatatttacaaagtaATGTTTGAGGTTGTCATAGAAAGAAttaattagaaatatgagtgattacagattgaggtacgaaaatttaaaattgtttactaaatATTCTCTCCTTTCCTTATTGCAGGCCTCACAACGCGGTGTAAAAATGCTATTAAATCACTTCGTTAAGGGACGCCTCTACAATCGCGACTTGAAGGATAATGAAGTTTTCGAAACAATTGGAGGGGGACACATAAAAATCACACGGAATCCCGGCAGCAATGCTACCAGTGTTAATAATGCCAAAATCACAGAGAGTGAAGTATTCGTGTACAATTTGGGCACCATGTTCTACATCGATGACATACTGTATTCTCATCTGTTGAGAGAGTATGTGATCAAGCATAAATCAAGAACAAATTATGCCGGTGGCAATAATGGACGATCATCGACTTTGGGAACACCCACCGATGTTGAGATAGTACCAAATGAATTTGATCATGAGCAGAGTGGTGGTAATGGTGATTATTCCATACACGATGATGATTTCGATGATGAAATAATAACACCTAAAGCGCTTCCCGTCCAGTTTTATGAattaccaaaataaatttttaatttttttttgcatgaaaaaaagttttgaacaaattagtaaaagaaaagtaaaaattagaGAGTTTtggataaacaaaaaaaaaaaagaaacaaaaaacaaaagcaaGAAAATTAGTCAAaagacaaaaactaaaaattgaagtgagaaaattttttaaaattaaatttctttgtaaGAAGTATATTTATTATACCAATATTctgattataattattattattattttgtaaggGAGAGATTGTTAGAAGGCTTTaagctttttttctttttgtgtatagttttttttagagATTATTTTGACTACTATTGTatgcatttttaaaaacaaacaaaaaatctaaaaaaaaaaaacgaaaaaaccaaccataacaaaatatatatttaatgttaattttgtgtagatttataataataataaaaaaaagaaaagacaattaaattaggtttattattttctatactttttagatttaaatttatatcaGCGATTGATAGCCAGACAGACAGATATACATTCCGTTAgtatataaaactatataatTATAACTAAAACTGTATTGTCAACCAAGTATACTTAGAGttttaatcgaaaaaataagcaaaattcaacaacatcaacaaatataacactttttgtagaaattaagtccaaactaaagaaaattaaaacattaaaacttAAAGTAAAGCATGACAGGCCACAGGACAACTGGAATTTGGAATTGCCAGGATTTGTAAGACTTTGAGTACTTTAagttttaatgtgtttttttttaaacaactaaaataactaaaaaacttGCAACATTGTGTGTTTGCACATATCTTACAatatttagaaaacaatttgataaattattaacaaaaaagaaaaacattgaaGATTGTATTTAGTACGagccattatttaaaaaaaaaaactcttgtatGACTTCAAAAAGtctaaaatatacataaacaaaaaattacataaaccTTAAAGGATTTACGAGacagaaaagaaaaaacaaaataaattaatataacaaaTCATACATAAGTGAATTTAAGacattaagaattttatatcatacctaagaaaattaaacaacaacatcaagaagaaaaacaaaaaaccatacATTTCCATTCTGAAA comes from Calliphora vicina chromosome 2, idCalVici1.1, whole genome shotgun sequence and encodes:
- the LOC135950235 gene encoding uncharacterized protein LOC135950235 — translated: MWLHVFCPLLVIAAAFASVLQIDQNLKNIKLIESKFIPDVNVLPADQTINSDDENWQQVRRFMEDGLPVLELYGYKPQRDIPFTLIIPKIDVRTIEKPRLKEFMLEHMVPGRAFDNYADEENSSSFGNGNGHKIVFRKLEKSPNNVVWLLNGFQILHRVRINDNLIALAIDGYLGDRKSPYSKRNIQEGSNSRYNEPQRLEMRNSTSNIAHTKNEPILKESKASPLMSFLGSMKSGTKVFQHFLSKSNLTQIMDDGSYTILIPTDNAFQRWHPIDWGFYPFSVQDFTESVLRNHFLPTQKPLRMNDVKNMDQMVVRTMGGENVIFRGQPAPSVNNVSIMSDYTLSNGNQVFIITEVLFVSEAVVSKLHQMHKDKETPPLLAFPWFGAQFLSHSFLALERDPRFTQITRFLNNAEIAPHVSGANYTFFVPDDKAFEKLGFDKLSDDVMASQRGVKMLLNHFVKGRLYNRDLKDNEVFETIGGGHIKITRNPGSNATSVNNAKITESEVFVYNLGTMFYIDDILYSHLLREYVIKHKSRTNYAGGNNGRSSTLGTPTDVEIVPNEFDHEQSGGNGDYSIHDDDFDDEIITPKALPVQFYELPK